In one Achromobacter spanius genomic region, the following are encoded:
- a CDS encoding Bug family tripartite tricarboxylate transporter substrate binding protein, translating to MNPIITSIVRLAASVLAVLGFAWTASAQAGGYPEKPVTFVVPFGAGSATDLLARALSASLTQQTGQAVVVENRPGASGMIAAHHVARAAPDGYTVLITTNTTQAANPHLFKTLPYDPAADFTPLTGLGRGGLVLVVKADSPYRTVDDLIRAAKQAPGKLSFGSGNSSSRIAGEMLKQLTGTDIVWVGYNSNPNALNDLLGGHIDMMVIDTVTGLSQIEAGKLRPLGASTQERLPQLPDVPTLDEAGIKGYDMGYWFAAYVPVGTPAPTDAKLRQLLIEAVASEGAQAFFRNSATQAWTTTSAELNAFQAAELQKWGRVIKAAGIKPE from the coding sequence ATGAATCCCATCATCACTTCTATCGTCCGCCTGGCGGCCTCGGTGCTGGCCGTGCTTGGCTTTGCCTGGACCGCATCGGCACAGGCGGGCGGCTACCCGGAAAAGCCCGTGACATTTGTCGTGCCATTCGGCGCGGGCAGTGCAACCGACCTGCTGGCACGCGCATTGTCAGCGTCGCTGACACAGCAGACGGGGCAAGCCGTCGTTGTGGAAAACCGGCCAGGCGCAAGCGGCATGATCGCCGCGCATCACGTTGCCCGAGCCGCTCCCGACGGCTACACGGTGTTGATCACCACCAACACCACGCAGGCCGCCAACCCCCATCTTTTCAAAACGCTCCCGTATGACCCAGCCGCGGATTTCACCCCACTGACAGGATTGGGACGCGGCGGCCTGGTTCTGGTGGTGAAGGCCGACTCGCCTTATCGCACTGTCGATGACCTGATTCGCGCGGCCAAGCAAGCCCCCGGCAAACTGAGCTTCGGCAGCGGCAATTCGTCCAGCCGCATCGCGGGCGAAATGCTCAAGCAACTGACCGGCACGGATATCGTCTGGGTCGGCTACAACAGCAATCCCAATGCGCTGAACGATCTGCTGGGTGGGCACATCGACATGATGGTGATCGACACCGTAACGGGTTTGTCGCAGATCGAAGCAGGCAAACTGCGCCCGCTTGGCGCATCAACCCAGGAACGCCTGCCCCAACTGCCGGATGTACCTACCCTGGACGAGGCCGGCATCAAAGGCTATGACATGGGCTATTGGTTCGCCGCCTACGTACCCGTCGGCACACCCGCGCCGACGGATGCGAAGCTAAGGCAGTTATTGATCGAAGCCGTAGCCAGCGAGGGCGCGCAAGCGTTCTTTCGGAACTCAGCAACCCAGGCATGGACAACGACCTCCGCCGAGCTAAACGCGTTTCAGGCTGCCGAGCTTCAGAAATGGGGCCGAGTCATCAAGGCGGCAGGCATCAAGCCGGAATAG
- a CDS encoding SDR family NAD(P)-dependent oxidoreductase produces MDTSFNPAFAVDALQGRVAVVTGATGGIGLAICKHLRSLGAAVAQVDINASDTAPQPDGLLNVRCDISDPDSVATMASRLGERFGRCDILVNNAAISAAPVGLEDFPIDLWDRIFRVNLRGALLCAQALFPLMRPQQAGSIINVASISAQTPTRVGAYGTTKSALQALTRQMAVEWGPLGIRANSISPGMIRTPLSEAHYRDDAVLQKRIAHIPARRIGLAQDIAGAVAFLASDASLYVNGQDIVVDGGFVKASLANLYAS; encoded by the coding sequence ATGGACACGTCTTTCAATCCCGCCTTCGCGGTCGACGCCTTGCAAGGCCGCGTGGCGGTGGTCACGGGCGCCACGGGCGGAATCGGCCTGGCCATCTGCAAACACCTGCGTTCCCTGGGCGCGGCCGTGGCGCAGGTGGATATCAACGCCTCCGATACCGCCCCGCAACCCGATGGCTTGCTGAACGTGCGTTGCGATATTTCCGACCCGGACTCGGTAGCGACGATGGCCAGCCGGCTTGGCGAGCGCTTCGGCCGTTGCGACATTCTTGTCAACAACGCAGCCATCAGCGCCGCGCCGGTGGGGCTGGAGGACTTCCCGATCGACTTATGGGACCGCATCTTCCGCGTCAATCTGCGCGGCGCGTTGCTGTGCGCGCAGGCGCTGTTTCCCCTGATGCGGCCGCAGCAGGCGGGCAGCATCATCAATGTGGCGTCGATCTCTGCCCAGACACCAACGCGAGTCGGCGCCTACGGCACCACCAAGTCCGCCTTGCAAGCCTTGACCCGCCAGATGGCCGTGGAATGGGGCCCGCTGGGGATCCGCGCAAATTCCATCAGCCCGGGCATGATCCGCACGCCCCTGTCCGAGGCGCACTACCGCGACGACGCCGTGCTGCAAAAGCGCATCGCCCACATCCCGGCGCGGCGCATCGGGCTTGCACAGGATATCGCGGGAGCCGTCGCGTTTCTTGCCAGCGATGCGTCGCTGTATGTGAATGGGCAGGACATCGTGGTGGACGGCGGGTTTGTCAAAGCGTCGCTTGCGAACCTGTATGCAAGCTAA
- a CDS encoding LysR substrate-binding domain-containing protein, which translates to MARRDLLPPLNPARAFEATGRLLSISKAADELCVTPAAVSRQVRALENYLGTPLFLRIRGGLTLTPAGARYLSDLIPLFATLREATLAVAGNSQGRDTLRIRSPATFAVRWLIPRLASFHQKHKDIDVQVMTSFAPLDFQREDIDAGIQLGDGRWPGMRTLQLVRNELIPVAAPTLGLTHKKQLATQTLLHSMARPDDWMLWLRAAGLRNVNPAQGMKYETSLLAYQAAIEGHGVAIGQKALIEKELADGSLVAPLDRILDHEDFTYYFAWPTGKPQSRALRVFRDWLSTLVAV; encoded by the coding sequence ATGGCGCGCCGCGACTTGCTTCCGCCATTGAATCCCGCCCGGGCGTTCGAAGCCACGGGGCGCCTGCTGAGCATTTCCAAGGCAGCCGATGAACTGTGCGTGACACCCGCGGCGGTAAGCAGGCAGGTCCGGGCGCTGGAAAACTATCTGGGCACGCCGCTGTTTTTACGCATACGCGGCGGCCTGACGCTGACACCGGCAGGCGCACGCTACCTGTCGGATTTGATCCCTTTGTTTGCAACGCTGCGTGAGGCCACCCTGGCGGTGGCCGGCAACAGCCAGGGCCGGGATACGCTGCGCATCCGCTCACCCGCCACCTTTGCCGTGCGCTGGCTCATCCCGCGACTGGCAAGTTTTCATCAGAAGCATAAAGACATCGACGTTCAAGTCATGACGTCGTTCGCGCCGCTGGATTTTCAGCGCGAAGACATTGACGCCGGCATACAGCTGGGCGATGGCCGCTGGCCGGGAATGCGCACGCTGCAGCTTGTGCGCAACGAGCTGATTCCCGTGGCGGCCCCCACGCTGGGGCTGACGCACAAGAAGCAACTGGCGACACAAACCTTGCTGCATTCGATGGCGCGACCCGACGACTGGATGCTATGGCTGCGCGCGGCCGGTTTGCGCAACGTCAACCCCGCGCAAGGCATGAAGTACGAAACCTCGTTGCTTGCCTACCAGGCAGCCATCGAAGGCCATGGCGTCGCCATTGGCCAAAAGGCGCTGATCGAAAAAGAACTGGCGGACGGAAGCTTGGTGGCGCCGCTGGATCGCATACTCGACCACGAGGATTTCACGTATTACTTCGCCTGGCCGACGGGCAAGCCGCAATCCCGAGCGTTGCGTGTGTTCCGCGATTGGCTGTCCACCCTTGTCGCCGTTTGA
- a CDS encoding CaiB/BaiF CoA transferase family protein: MFKRSLRDLRVVDFSHVLAGPVCTMMLADMGADVIKIEPPGGELGRQIGPPWIAGESAVYLSVNRNKRGIALDLKSDSGREVARRLVSRADVVVENYRPGVMQAFGLDYDTLANSNRGLVYCSISAYGQTGPLRGRPGVDGIIQAASGLMSTLGVADGEPVKVATPVADMTTAYMATIAILAAYHAAQRSGQGEYLDISLYNATLMLQQIGYASYFASDTAPAKAGSAAPYAAPNEAYQTLDGWIMVAAYHPKRWQALCAVLGAGELEHDPRFSSNESRVAHRDALRQALTPLFRQRATDAWVNRLSQLDILCAPVADYDDVVRSQEYAASGIDSWVDHPVAGKVRMPGFAPGPAHATSSHDPNTAAPTLGQHSRQILNECGYDPAEIEAMFGSGVLGTPEPFST, encoded by the coding sequence ATGTTCAAACGTAGCTTGCGAGACCTGCGGGTCGTGGATTTCTCGCACGTACTCGCGGGACCCGTCTGCACCATGATGCTTGCGGACATGGGCGCGGACGTCATCAAGATCGAACCCCCCGGCGGGGAACTCGGCCGGCAGATCGGCCCGCCCTGGATCGCGGGCGAAAGCGCCGTGTACTTGAGCGTGAATCGCAACAAGCGCGGCATCGCGTTGGATCTGAAATCCGACAGCGGTCGCGAAGTCGCGCGCCGCTTGGTCAGCCGCGCGGACGTGGTGGTTGAAAACTACCGTCCGGGCGTCATGCAGGCGTTTGGCCTGGACTACGACACGCTGGCCAACAGCAACCGCGGATTGGTGTATTGCTCCATTTCCGCGTACGGACAAACCGGCCCGCTGCGTGGCCGGCCCGGCGTGGACGGCATCATCCAGGCCGCCAGCGGCTTGATGAGCACCTTGGGGGTCGCGGACGGCGAGCCGGTAAAAGTCGCGACGCCGGTCGCCGACATGACCACGGCCTATATGGCCACGATCGCGATTCTGGCCGCATACCACGCAGCCCAACGCAGCGGCCAAGGCGAATACCTGGACATCAGCCTGTACAACGCAACGTTGATGCTGCAGCAGATCGGCTACGCGTCGTACTTTGCCTCGGACACCGCACCCGCCAAGGCGGGCAGCGCCGCCCCCTACGCCGCGCCCAACGAGGCCTACCAGACCCTTGATGGCTGGATCATGGTGGCCGCCTACCACCCCAAGCGCTGGCAAGCCTTGTGCGCCGTATTGGGCGCCGGCGAACTGGAACATGATCCGCGTTTTTCCAGTAATGAATCCCGCGTCGCGCACCGCGACGCGCTGCGCCAGGCGTTGACGCCCTTGTTTCGGCAGCGCGCCACCGACGCCTGGGTGAATCGGCTTTCCCAGTTGGACATTCTTTGTGCGCCGGTGGCGGACTACGACGATGTCGTCCGCTCACAAGAGTACGCCGCAAGCGGCATCGACAGCTGGGTTGACCATCCCGTTGCCGGAAAAGTGCGCATGCCGGGCTTCGCGCCGGGGCCCGCTCACGCGACCAGCTCGCATGACCCCAACACGGCCGCGCCAACGCTGGGCCAGCACAGCCGCCAGATTCTGAACGAATGCGGCTATGACCCAGCAGAGATAGAAGCCATGTTCGGTAGCGGCGTCCTGGGAACACCCGAGCCATTTTCTACCTGA
- a CDS encoding enoyl-CoA hydratase-related protein, whose translation MTSNTSIAEAGASATAEILIQQDIADGVLTLSLNDPNTGNAMSVRMAEALAEALEQANSLSNVHCVLLRATGKHFCTGGNVKDMERGSDLMQGSATEVRARLKSTLHRITHALQALQMPSIAAVNGAAVGAGCDLALMCDLRVASERATFAESFLRLGLVSGIGGAWFLTRIVGTAKALELTLTSEFIDAPTALQLGMVSRVVAPEALDETSAALARRIASNPPQALRMAKRLVLDAAESTLPMALENAAALQAILLCGDEHKAVVREFLAQRDRRDLASQPA comes from the coding sequence ATGACATCCAATACATCCATCGCCGAAGCCGGCGCATCGGCCACTGCCGAGATATTGATCCAGCAAGACATCGCCGACGGCGTCCTTACATTGAGCCTCAACGACCCGAACACAGGCAATGCCATGTCGGTACGCATGGCCGAGGCGCTTGCCGAGGCCCTGGAGCAGGCCAACTCGCTATCAAACGTGCATTGCGTATTGCTGCGCGCCACAGGCAAGCACTTCTGCACGGGCGGCAATGTAAAAGACATGGAGCGAGGCTCCGACTTGATGCAGGGCTCGGCCACCGAGGTCCGCGCCAGGCTGAAATCCACGCTGCATCGAATCACCCACGCCTTGCAAGCATTGCAGATGCCGTCAATTGCGGCGGTCAATGGGGCGGCGGTCGGCGCCGGCTGCGACCTGGCGCTTATGTGCGACCTGCGCGTGGCCAGCGAACGCGCGACGTTTGCCGAAAGCTTCCTGAGGCTGGGCCTGGTGTCTGGCATAGGCGGCGCCTGGTTCTTGACCCGCATCGTGGGGACGGCAAAGGCCCTGGAGTTGACGCTGACCAGCGAATTCATCGACGCACCGACCGCGTTGCAACTGGGCATGGTGTCCCGCGTGGTGGCGCCGGAAGCCTTGGACGAGACCAGCGCCGCCTTGGCCCGGCGCATTGCGTCGAACCCGCCCCAAGCCTTGCGCATGGCCAAGCGCCTGGTATTGGATGCCGCCGAATCTACCTTGCCGATGGCGCTGGAGAACGCTGCCGCCCTGCAGGCGATTTTGCTTTGCGGCGATGAGCACAAGGCGGTTGTCCGTGAGTTTCTAGCGCAGCGCGACCGCCGCGATCTTGCTAGTCAGCCCGCTTGA
- a CDS encoding LytR/AlgR family response regulator transcription factor gives MLRVLIVDDEAPARRYLRRLLEAMPNIDVAGEASTIEQAHDLIQAHAPDALFLDIELTSGNGFDLLSSLESAPAVVFVTAHNDYATRAFDVAAVDYLLKPVSPDRLARALTRLRPRATGYVPMKTKVGTKLIKVERLTLVQAQGDYVRLCSAANDNELMHITLKRLAAHLPYPPFCALSRSIIINLEHIAQLSPLSGAQTEVSFSNGVAPIVLGRVASLRLRRAVARS, from the coding sequence ATGCTACGTGTGCTGATCGTCGACGATGAAGCCCCGGCACGGCGCTACCTGCGCCGGCTGCTCGAAGCCATGCCCAATATCGACGTCGCCGGCGAGGCCTCCACCATTGAGCAAGCCCACGACCTGATCCAGGCCCATGCGCCAGACGCCCTGTTTCTGGATATCGAACTGACCTCCGGCAACGGGTTCGATCTTCTGAGCAGCCTGGAATCCGCGCCCGCCGTGGTCTTCGTCACCGCGCACAACGACTACGCCACCCGCGCGTTCGACGTCGCGGCGGTCGATTACCTGCTCAAGCCAGTCAGCCCCGACAGGCTTGCGCGGGCGCTGACGCGGCTACGGCCCCGCGCCACCGGCTACGTGCCGATGAAAACGAAGGTCGGCACCAAACTCATCAAGGTCGAACGGCTGACGCTTGTGCAGGCGCAAGGCGACTACGTCCGCCTGTGCAGCGCCGCCAATGACAACGAGCTGATGCACATCACGCTCAAACGCCTGGCCGCGCATCTGCCCTACCCGCCTTTCTGCGCCTTGTCCCGGTCGATCATCATCAATCTTGAGCACATCGCGCAGTTGTCGCCCCTTTCCGGCGCGCAAACGGAAGTGAGCTTCAGCAATGGCGTAGCACCCATCGTGCTGGGCCGCGTCGCGTCGCTGCGGCTGCGGCGCGCGGTGGCGCGGAGCTAA
- a CDS encoding Bug family tripartite tricarboxylate transporter substrate binding protein — protein sequence MTQSLPTRRAILLGGMLMGLGVNAFAAQGNWPDRPIRLVVAGSPGAGGDIFARLIAAPLSKALKQPIVVESKPGANGLIACDAVARAAPDGYTLVLAPSSAILLNPVVLPSLPYDPEKDLLPVAQVGAAGILLVANPSMGFKNLADMVAYAKANPGKLAYGSWGTGSSGNLAMEGIKSHYGLDMPHIPYKQLVTESTDLMANTISVGFMDIASPVPFMRSGKLVALGQTGSRRWPATMDVPTLAEQGYKFEADGWYGVFAPAGTPPEIIDRLNAEIYRAQHTPEVRASIEGQNMIVPPTISAQEFAASIKRDAVIWQGLAKVADLKNK from the coding sequence ATGACCCAATCCCTTCCCACACGACGGGCCATCCTGCTGGGCGGCATGCTGATGGGCCTGGGCGTCAACGCCTTTGCCGCCCAAGGCAATTGGCCCGACCGCCCCATCCGGCTGGTGGTTGCCGGTTCACCGGGCGCGGGCGGCGATATCTTTGCCCGCCTGATCGCCGCGCCCTTGTCCAAGGCGCTGAAGCAGCCCATCGTCGTGGAATCGAAGCCCGGCGCGAACGGCTTGATCGCATGCGACGCGGTGGCCAGGGCAGCGCCCGACGGCTATACCTTGGTGCTTGCGCCCTCTTCCGCCATCCTGCTGAATCCGGTTGTGCTTCCCTCGCTACCCTACGACCCGGAAAAAGACCTGCTGCCCGTCGCCCAGGTCGGCGCGGCGGGGATTCTGCTGGTCGCCAACCCCAGCATGGGCTTCAAGAATCTGGCGGACATGGTCGCCTACGCCAAGGCCAACCCCGGCAAGCTTGCCTACGGATCCTGGGGCACCGGTTCGTCCGGCAACCTGGCCATGGAGGGCATCAAGTCCCATTACGGCCTGGACATGCCGCATATTCCCTACAAGCAATTGGTCACGGAAAGCACCGACCTGATGGCCAACACGATCAGCGTGGGATTCATGGACATCGCCTCACCCGTTCCCTTCATGCGTAGCGGCAAGTTGGTGGCCCTGGGTCAGACGGGTTCGCGGCGCTGGCCTGCCACGATGGACGTGCCGACCCTGGCCGAGCAAGGCTACAAATTCGAAGCCGACGGCTGGTATGGCGTATTTGCCCCGGCGGGCACGCCGCCCGAGATCATCGACCGGCTTAACGCCGAGATCTACCGCGCGCAGCACACGCCCGAGGTCCGAGCAAGCATCGAAGGCCAGAACATGATCGTGCCCCCGACAATTTCCGCGCAGGAATTCGCGGCATCGATCAAGCGCGACGCCGTCATCTGGCAAGGCCTGGCCAAAGTGGCCGACCTGAAAAACAAGTAG
- a CDS encoding sensor histidine kinase: MMSTSLSQGLGQGESSPGFWRAQILGWIFLAMVGFFIRMSLFDNAAAALWLTLVMDSLAFAMTSTAAVLHGRRAGKADLPVVVLACAVLLCLAAGALLASIAYAIHRLLPPGVVHLFPSHAYRLGLLYYMGIFSIWTLVYFGVSAELAARTERMSKMKAETRSLQLELEHLRLQIEPHFLFNALNTIVAEIAERPAIAEEMTRRLADYLRYSLDRRGRGLSRLEEEIEAAQAYVRIQALRFDTQLDCQCQIDPATLHINLPLMTLQGLAENAIKHGMRSACERFVIHIHTRLQGDELIIQVENPGRLQAPVDLVGSGGGLGNLCRRLELRYAGRYAFSLDQRGDSTVAEIRLRGAPDPL, from the coding sequence ATGATGTCGACATCACTCAGCCAGGGCCTTGGTCAAGGGGAATCGTCGCCGGGCTTCTGGCGCGCCCAGATCCTGGGATGGATTTTTCTTGCGATGGTCGGTTTTTTTATCCGGATGTCGCTGTTCGACAATGCGGCGGCGGCATTGTGGCTGACGCTTGTGATGGACTCGCTGGCGTTTGCGATGACCAGCACGGCCGCCGTGTTGCATGGACGTCGCGCGGGCAAGGCCGATTTGCCGGTCGTGGTGCTTGCCTGCGCCGTGCTGCTGTGCCTGGCCGCGGGGGCGCTGCTGGCGTCAATTGCCTACGCCATCCATCGGCTGTTGCCGCCAGGGGTCGTGCACCTGTTTCCCAGCCATGCCTACCGGTTGGGTTTGCTCTATTACATGGGCATCTTTTCGATTTGGACGCTGGTGTATTTCGGCGTGTCGGCCGAACTTGCCGCCCGCACCGAACGCATGTCCAAGATGAAGGCCGAGACCCGGTCCTTGCAATTGGAGCTTGAGCATCTGCGCTTGCAGATAGAGCCCCACTTTCTTTTCAATGCGCTCAACACGATCGTGGCCGAGATTGCCGAGCGCCCCGCCATTGCGGAAGAGATGACGCGCCGTCTGGCGGACTACCTGCGCTATTCGCTGGACCGTCGTGGACGCGGCCTGTCCAGGCTGGAAGAAGAGATCGAGGCGGCTCAAGCCTACGTGCGCATACAAGCCCTGCGCTTCGACACGCAGCTTGACTGCCAATGCCAGATCGACCCGGCCACGCTACACATCAACCTGCCGTTGATGACCTTGCAAGGCCTTGCCGAAAACGCCATCAAGCACGGCATGCGGTCTGCGTGCGAGCGCTTTGTGATCCACATTCATACCCGGCTCCAGGGCGACGAACTGATCATCCAGGTAGAAAACCCCGGCCGCTTGCAAGCCCCGGTTGATCTGGTCGGAAGCGGCGGTGGGCTAGGCAATCTTTGCCGCCGCCTTGAGTTGCGCTACGCCGGAAGATACGCTTTTTCGCTGGATCAGCGCGGTGACAGCACGGTCGCCGAGATCAGGCTGAGGGGCGCGCCGGATCCGCTGTAA
- the msrA gene encoding peptide-methionine (S)-S-oxide reductase MsrA has product MNFQAKKFCAALAAACGMLGAGASQSAETAFIIPAPAVDQTQAAAGQAKAVIAGGCFWGVQAVFQHVKGVSNAVSGYAGGKADTADYDTVSGGRTGHAEAVEITYDPKQVSYGELLQIYFSVAHDPTQLNRQGPDRGTQYRSAVFPADEGQRKVAEAYIEQLNKTGVYSKKLATTIEPLQAFYPAEGYHQDYLVRHPTSMYIVINDVPKVENLAKTFPAKYREKPVLVSENAK; this is encoded by the coding sequence ATGAACTTCCAAGCCAAAAAATTCTGCGCCGCCCTTGCCGCCGCCTGCGGCATGTTGGGTGCGGGCGCATCGCAATCCGCCGAAACCGCCTTCATCATTCCCGCCCCGGCCGTTGACCAAACCCAGGCCGCCGCCGGACAAGCAAAAGCTGTCATCGCCGGCGGCTGCTTCTGGGGCGTGCAAGCCGTGTTCCAGCATGTCAAAGGTGTCAGCAACGCCGTATCCGGCTACGCGGGCGGCAAGGCGGATACCGCGGACTACGACACCGTCAGCGGCGGCCGCACCGGCCACGCCGAAGCGGTTGAAATCACGTATGACCCCAAACAGGTCAGCTACGGCGAACTGCTGCAGATCTACTTCTCCGTGGCCCACGACCCCACGCAACTGAACCGCCAAGGCCCGGATCGCGGCACGCAATATAGGTCCGCCGTGTTTCCCGCGGACGAAGGCCAGCGCAAGGTGGCCGAAGCGTATATCGAACAATTGAACAAGACCGGGGTGTATTCGAAGAAGCTGGCCACCACGATTGAACCGCTGCAAGCGTTTTACCCGGCCGAGGGCTATCACCAGGACTATCTGGTGCGCCACCCGACCAGCATGTACATCGTGATAAATGATGTGCCGAAAGTGGAAAATCTAGCGAAGACGTTTCCCGCGAAGTATCGGGAAAAGCCGGTTCTGGTGAGTGAAAACGCGAAGTAA